In Musa acuminata AAA Group cultivar baxijiao chromosome BXJ2-8, Cavendish_Baxijiao_AAA, whole genome shotgun sequence, one genomic interval encodes:
- the LOC135618735 gene encoding uncharacterized protein LOC135618735, whose protein sequence is MPFCDSSENGTRIFYKRFGHGSTKVLLITGLAGTHESWRPQAKGLTGAAGANVDDDAVAAVGDEGLDVRDREAQEGIEVCCFDNRGMGRSSVPTNRAEYTTSIMAKDALALLDHIGWKKAHVFGHSMGAMIACKLAAMAPDRVCSLALLNVTGGGFECLPKIDRQMISLAYRFFRAKTPEQRAIVDLETHYTKGFLDEYVGSCTRRDILYQDYVKAISSSGMQSNCGFEGQVNACWNHKMTSKELDTIRSSGFLISVVHGRYDIIAQLDHARRLAEKLQPAARMVELHGGHLVSHERPDEVILSFLELINASKSKLQPEEWSNMQEKQAGWLMIGTPLTLTNKNNGVASNLLAVYNLLGKLQLSFLYCIGFFIMGYEHMRGILKTMKPVKVAASSS, encoded by the exons ATGCCTTTTTGTGATTCGAGCGAGAACGGGACGAGGATTTTCTACAAGAGATTTGGGCACGGGAGCACCAAAGTCCTCCTTATTACCG GATTGGCGGGGACGCACGAGTCGTGGAGACCCCAAGCAAAGGGGTTGACGGGAGCGGCAGGGGCCAACGTCGACGATGATGCGGTGGCAGCGGTCGGCGATGAGGGATTGGACGTCCGCGATCGGGAGGCGCAGGAGGGGATCGAGGTGTGCTGCTTCGATAACCGTGGGATGGGCCGGAGCTCCGTGCCCACCAATAGAGCCGAATACAC AACAAGTATCATGGCAAAGGATGCCCTTGCCCTACTGGATCATATAGGCTGGAAGAAAGCTCATGTCTTTGGTCACTCCATGG GGGCAATGATTGCTTGCAAATTGGCAGCCATGGCGCCTGACAGGGTATGCTCCTTGGCCTTGCTCAATGTCACCGGAGGTGGTTTTGAGTGCTTACCAAAG ATTGATCGGCAGATGATATCCCTAGCATATCGTTTCTTCAGAGCGAAAACACCAGAGCAAAGAGCTATTGTTGACTTGGAAACTCATTACACAAAG GGATTTCTTGATGAATATGTTGGATCATGTACAAGAAGGGACATACTTTATCAA GATTACGTAAAAGCTATTTCATCAAGCGGAATGCAATCAAACTGTGGTTTTGAAGGCCAAGTTAATGCTTGCTGGAACCATAAGATGACATCTAAAGAGCTCGACACAATTCGTTCATCTGGGTTCCTGATTTCAGTTGTACATGGAAG GTATGATATCATTGCTCAATTAGATCATGCACGAAGACTTGCAGAGAAGCTGCAACCTGCTGCAAGAATGGTGGAACTTCATGGTGGACATTTAGTGAGCCATGAAAGACCAGATGAG GttattctttcttttttggaGCTGATAAATGCTTCAAAATCCAAGCTTCAGCCTGAAGAGTGGTCCAACATGCAAGAGAAGCAGGCCG GATGGCTCATGATAGGAACGCCATTGACATTGACAAACAAGAACAATGGTGTGGCAAGCAATCTTCTAGCCGTTTATAACTTACTAGGGAAGCTACAACTCAGTTTCCTTTATTGCATTGGTTTTTTTATAATGGGATATGAGCACATGAGGGGTATTCTCAAGACCATGAAGCCAGTTAAAGTTGCAGCCTCCAGTTCATAA